The genomic window CCACCCATGTTGATCAAAATGGTGTCTATCTTTGGTAAGCTTCTTTAGCATTTACTTGTGCTCACCATGTTCGTTTTGTAGACCTTTTATGCAGATCTAAGTTAATTTTGGAGATATCATTTAGCAAAATAttagataagctttccatctGTTATTACTCCCGCAAAATCATGACATGGCTCATTTGGCAAATAAACAATTTTATCTGTCCATCCTGTAGTTGATGACATGGTACTGAAATTATGTACCATCAGTTGCAAGTAAACAATCAAACCACCTCAGAGTACAAAAGAGGATGAGGTTCATCCTGGAAGATCTACCTTTGTTTTTGAAATATTATCAGCACAGCGTTGAGAAAATTTGCTCTCGTAAGTCAGTCTCCAGTGTGCTGGTTTTTTAGCACATCATGTGGGGCCAACTTAACCAATTGCACATTGTTTTCCAACAAAGTACTTTCTTCCCAATGGTGTCTTCCCATTcttgtttttgccactaacaaACCACCTCAGTATTGACATCCCATCAAATTCTGTCTGCGTGTCTGTTCAGAGCCTTCAAGTACCATTCTACCATCCCCATCAAGTTCTGTCTGTTCAGAGCCTCCAAAGTGCCATTCTACCCCTTGTCTTATTCCCTTCCTCAAGTACCAACCATTGTGCCTCTAGTGGCAGCCCCTTCCTGTCACCTCCGGTCCTCAGCAGCTAGCATGCCATAGCTGGTCAAAACCCCTTGTCCAGATGGGGTGGGGTGAAAATGGCAAAGCGAGAAGTTCCCAAATGGACCAATGGAAAAAAGTGGCACAGTTGATAACTGGACTTCTCTTAGTGGCATAATTTCTCGTAATATTCACTTGAAAATACGTTGGCCTGCTTGAATGTCGGCGCTGTGGTTAGAACCACTTGAATGTGGTAGCTTGTAGCTGTTCCCTTCTACTCCAGAATATTATACTATTATGAATAACAGATATAGTATGCAGTGTTCTGTATTTTATTCTTTCTGATATACAATCCGCTGTGTTTCTTTCTAATTTTGACAGGGTTAATCAAGCTTTGTTCTCACCGTCAACAAATGTTGATAATTATTCAAGTGGTAAACATGTCAGAAATGTGCATTTGCCCACTGTTTCATCAACAGAAAAATCTGAGGAAGAGCCCATTCATATTTCAGAAGATTCAAAAGAAAGTAAAGTTAAACCTTATGTTATAATGGATCACCAAATACCAAATATGATCACCCTCTCTTTGCTTCCCAAGAGTCAATGGCAAAGTCTGGCGAATCTTGACATTATAAAGGTATACTTTTTTACATTGCAAGTGACAATTGTGTGACCTGCATCACTATGCTACTTTGAattataatgtttttttttgtttaaaggAACAACTAAATAAGTTCTCATCATATTTCTGCGTCTTCAGGTTCGGAATAAACCAATTGAGCCACCAAAGAAACCTGAGAAGGCGCCTTTTTTCTTGCCCACAGTTCCATCCCTTTCGGGGGAGATATTATTTGAGCCTGCGGCGAACAGTAAAGAAACAGACAGCAGTACTGAGGACACAAGTCACAAAAAAATGGCTGACCTCTCCTCTCACTTTAGTCGGCTGTTACAATCCTGTGGAGATACAAAGAATTGTGAGTGTTTATAGGCATATTTGCTCAAGTTTACCTTATTTCATGGTTTAGCTCATTGATTAGACTACAAGGAGATGCTGTCCATACCGTTGCTTCACATACTTCACTTGCTGCTTCTATTAAGTCGTTATGTAGTGCCATATTTTGCCGACAGAAGCATGGTCAAAACCGGGAGATATTTGTTAGTGTTGTGGCCTGTGCTGCTGATGCTTGTCATGGTTGAGATGCTGACTCTTGATCTGTTTTACAGATTCGGCATTTACTGACTACCTAAAAGGCTTATCACCATCATCTTTAGATATGGAACTACGAGTGCTACAGTTAATCGATGATGAGCCACAAAATTTGGAGCAGAGACCTGAACTTCAATCCATTTCATTGCTGTTGGACTACTTCACACATGAGCTTTCCTGCAGGAATAACTTTGAGTTTGTTCAGGCTGTTCTCAAATTGTTTTTGAAGGTATACACTGTTATATATTGTTCACTCTGTTCTGTTATTTTtgtaaaagaataaaaaaactcTGTTATGAAAATTTCTCACAGGGTATATAtggtatgtattttttttcctaaacttgatttttgccTTTCCTGGAAGCAGATACATGGTGAAACGATACGGCGTCACTCAATGCTTCAGGACAAAGTGAAGAAGCTTCTAGATGTCCAGAGCTTAGTTTGGCAGAAGATAGACAAAGTGTTTCAGAGTGCACGATGCATGGTTACATTCCTCAGCAACTCACAGTTTTAGTAGCAGGTGATTTCTTTGTCATTTGATATGCCAAATGGTTTCGTCTCTTTCACCGATACTGCTTGTTTTGATCTTTGCTTTTGCCAAAAGATTTACTATTTTGTATTAATTAGTTGGTGCTAAAATATTTTCAGATACCGGCCTGCCAGCATTATGTTTATCTAGTAGTAGCGAAAGGTGGTTTCTTCTGCAGTTTATCTTCCATAACTCGATTATTTCCTTGTCACTCGCAGGTTGGTGTGGGGCTTCTTTGTGGCTGTTGTACCATTCTCTTCTGTCTTACCATACCGTCTGTCATGGACTCAGGGATTCAGGGTAAAGCTACAAGGCGTCTGCGTGCTGTTGACAACGATATGCACCAGCAGTACTTCAGGATCATGAGACAACAATTTTGTAGTTCTGTTATTTATTGTTGCATTCTTTTGTAACATACTGAATTACTGATGTATCGACACCgttttgcaacaaaaaagaaaaggaatgtcatgattgatattttaatttttggtggGTGCTATAGCATTCAGCAAAACTATCGTGACAGACTTTTGATTTCTCGAGAACAATGGCGATGGCCCTGATAGGATCTCTCTATTCTCTAACCTACATGATGCTCAGTTTTCGTATGCATACAACTAATTTGGAGAGATCTCAAGAGTACAATATTTCGGACATTTCGGTCGACGCTTCGTTGTTTACTTTGGTTATTAAGAGGGCTTGTACttccaaaaaaaacataagaatgtGTGCAACTCAGCATTTATCTTAGGTTATGGGGGAGAATTTCATTACATTCAAGCGACTGCAAATTAAACCAGTAATTTTCTGGCCTACGGTTTCAACGGTGAAAATGATCTCCAGGCTCTATACTCCACTACTCCCGAACATTTATGAAAAACGCCTGAAAACTCAAGTGCCAAACatatcatttcttttcttttcatgtagTAGACAGGCAACAACCTCGCAGTACAACACAACCAGCTTCTTATCATCTTGTGCTGCCTTACCAATAAATGCAAATACATCAAAGAATCTGTCAATCTAGTCCAAGCTCCCAAAAACAAAAACCTTCAAGAAATGCTCCTGCACCTCTAAAGGTAAACAAAATGTATCTGAGCTTTGCTCAAGTAGTACCTCTAAATTGTTCTGTATCTGACCATGCTAATACAGTCTGTATGACTGCCATGGCAATGCACTAACCCTACTAAATTGTTCATCATGATAGATCATGCAGACTTGCTCCTCAGGCTGTATACATTTCCAATTACTCCAATAATGCTAACAACCATGGCCAAACCAAGCATCACAATTGACAGGAGCCTCTCACCCTTACCTAAAGACTTGCCTTCCTTGTCCAATCTCAATGCAATAAGGGCCGGGAAAATGAACCCCAGTGCCAACCCCGTCGTCGCACCGGTGAACTTGAAGGCCACCCAGATGTTTGGTATCATCGTCGAGCCAAGATAGATGAGTGCCAAGAGCACCACTGTCAAGGTGAGCATCTTTTTCCTGCTATGGGGCGCTAACTCGCCAAAGATCAACGAGTCCACCGTCTGCCTAAGCGAGAAGTGGACAACCGGGAAGACGAGAACCAGATGGATGACATACCCAATCCTGACAATGAAGTTAAGGATTGAGCTGAATCTGATCCCGAGATCCTTGTCAAAGTTGGTGAGCACATCAGATTCAGTGTCTTCGCCGAACAAGAGGTACCCTGAGACCGCAGTCAGTGCATATACCACAACACATAGCACAGTGGTGATCCTCCCAATCTTGTACATGTTGTGAGGTGTCTTCTCCTTGAGCTCATTGTAGATTGGCTGAACATTGAAATGGCAGATGTAGGCGTTCGTCATGATCGGTATCACGACGAGCAAATCCAGCATTGCTGCCCTCGAGCTAAAATCCGGCCCCATCCTCGGCATACTGATCTTACCCTCAACAACCTTCACCAGCGCAATGATGCATGACACAACCACAAACATGACAGCAAGCGCGACCGATGCAGCAGACGACAAGCTCAACGAATCGATCTTCTCGAGCGCGCACAACGGGGAGAGAAAGATCACAAGAACCACCAAGATCAGCAGCCTCCGGTTATCCCACTCGCCATGCCCGATCAACTGATCCATGACACCAATGTGCTTCAGTGACCCTGACATCACATCTCCGATGATGATGAGGTACACGATGAGCACGCCGGCATTGTTGATGATGACGCACATCTGCGCCACGATGCTCGCCGGACGGCCGAGCGCCTTGTGCACCACCTCGCCGTAGGACAGCGCGCGGCAGTACACGGCGAACCTCACGAGCAGCTCAATGGTGACCTCGGAGAGGATCCCCATGACCAGGATGGAgacgaggccgacggcgacgccgagaACCTTCATGGTGGCCGGGAGGGCCATAATGCCGGCGCCGATGATGGAGGTGGCGAGGTTGAACACCGCGGCGGGCACGCCGGAGCCCTCGGGTGGCCCGGCGGGGCCGTCGCCGATGAGCGGCAGGTCGtcgttctcgccgccgccgccgccggcggcatcgCCGTCGACGTCTTCCCCGTCGACCAGGAACGAATCTTGCTTGGAGATCTTGGCGTGGCCGTTGTAGCCGACGCCATTGGCGACCTCGGATGTGCGCTGGTTGGATTGGAGCTCGATGGAGGTCAATGGGAGGGACGAGTAATTCGTGTTCATCTTTCTTCTTGGCGCATCAAAGATTGGATCAATCAATCAACAACAAACACGACGAGAAATTCCTCGTCGAATGGACAAAACTGAGccaagaaatggaaaaaaaaatgtataaccAATCTACAGCTCCAAGAACACAATCTTGCCCCAAAAAACGGAACAAAATTCGACTGCAAACTACATCAGCTGATCAGCCGGTGAGATCTCAGAGGGGCTTGGCACACATTGGTGGCATCTACCGCACAAGAAACTCAAATTTTCTTGGGCCAGATTTGGTTGGAGATCGAAACAGAAACAAGAACTGAAATTCGTCCTCCCTCCGAACAAAAATTGGAGGAAAGAGAGGGAGGCGTGTACCTAAGGATTGGGACGAGAGTTGAGAGATTTGAGGCGTTGAAACTGTGGAGAGATCTGGGGttctatctctctctttattttatttttttttcgattattttttttcttctccctcctctctctctctctctgttcttccttctctctcatAAAAGTATCCGATAAACTAAAGAGGATAGTCAATTTACGTTAATTCCGAGTACGGTTAGATCCACCAACCCAGCGATTCAATGTACCCACTAGATTagccaatgacatgtgggcccatagGATCGTGGGGTCCACGCAATCAGTGGTTGTGGGTATGTACTTGAGTAACATTTGGGGATCTGCAACTCGCGCGGTCCGGCCACATGGGAGGCGTGGATACATCCCTTCGATCTGATTGGCCAGCGGTTGCTGGTGGGTCCCACTCAGTGGCTAGTACTGCCTACCGCGTGGCCCACCTGTCTGTCAGCGTGGAATATTCACTACTAGCCCTGAACTGCACGTCCTCAAATTTAGATGGATTTTATATATATcacacaaaataattttattatttcctccatcccaaaatataacaattaatATAAAATGGGACACATCAGGCTCGTTCAGTTCTGATTAAGATGCAAGTTTTAGCTCGGTTTTTGTTAGCATGATTTTCAAAATGCTAAGTACTTTAGTACATTTAATGTGAAAATTTGCTTTAGAATAtcatataaaactatttttaatttaaaataattaaaactcaattaatcatgtgctaatgattttTATGTTggtacttaatcttcatctacaTTACAACGAATCTATAtgggttgttatattttagggtAGATGGAGTAATTCAATTTAGGATAATTGGATCATGCCATTTTGGTAAGCATAGGCAATTTCGCCACTTGTACAACTCTTAACCAAATCCTGTGTTGACTAATGGTGTTCACCGAAGATCTTATCGATGTTTGGTTTGACTAGAAAATGTATAGTAGGCCAAGTCAATTCATTGAACCATTCTACAGTTGACTAAAGTACAGATCGAAGTTTCTTGGAGAATAGTTTGTTTAGTTCTGTATGCTTTCTAATGGCATTTTGAAGTCCTCTTATCACCTTTATTTTGCAAATTGTACTATTCTCAAATAACATAATCGCAAAAGCAAATTTGCTCTTTATCATAGCATTGAAATTGGAGTACATGCTTTTTGGCTTAGTGTGACAACTTAACATTAAAGCAAATCCCTTGACTTAGTATGAACATCTTACATTAAGCAAATCCCCTGTCTTGTGTTGCCGACTTGCCGTCATCTGCACTCAAGAAAAAAGGGAACACCTTTGCTCTCAATGCACATGATATTTCTTCACTTCAGAGCAATACCATAATCTCGCAATGAAACGATGTTTGCACATGCACTTTTCCGCATCACAAGATTTTcttctataaacatatatcaaGAAAATGTTACTGTCTACAGTTTGACACTGAAATTTAGTACTTCGTTTGCACTAGTACAGAAGCACTCATCGCCCGTAATGTTCCTCATGATCAATGTTAGTCTGATGATCTCAAACCTGCTTCACATGAATGGATAATATGCTCCGCGAACAACCTATACCATTGTTAGCATTGCCAAATTGCCGTTGCACCCGGAAGATGATTTTCTTCACTGTCTGATGCTATAACAATGATGCATAATCAAGTAGCATAAGCTGCATAATTATGTAATCCATCTGGATCTGGGATGATGATCTGAGCTTCTTTTGGAAGAGATTCATCATCCACAGTGGCTTCAGCTTCAGCTAGCAACTCGTTGCAGTGAATGGAGAGGGTACGTTTTTCTTGCTGAAATAGCCTGCAAGCAGAACAGGAAAATGAGCTCAAAACATGAAATGGCGTAAAGACAATTGAGAGAAAAGAATATTGAAACTTACGGATTCTTGCAAAGCATTGGGCTTTGAACTGTTAAAACATATTTGCAGGAAGAGATCTCCTTAATTGAACTAATCACTACAGTGGGTTCTGAACATACAAATCTAACCTGTAGAAAGAAAGTAGCAAGTGCAGTCAAACATACAACTTAATATGACATAGAAAcaaaacgtttttttttttcatacctCTGTTTCCCGGGGCATATCAGTGAGATCGCAGACAGTCCCATTTGTGTACAGGTGGACATGATACCTGAAACATGAAGAAAAGAGATTCATTCAAGTGGGTTTAGCTTACAGATATAATTTGCTTTATATATCCTTATATTCGTATATTACCTCTTAGAGGTGTCTATCAGGTTATCATCTTCATCAGCAGAGTCAGATGTTTGATTTTCATAGTAAGCATCAGTTGCATCAGCATCATATTCACCCAGAACATATTCTTGAATAACCTGCAAACAACACAAActttacgtggcaattcaagTGCTCTAGAAGCTGTCGGCTGCATAATGTAGTGTGTAACTGTGGCCAGAACTTGTCTCTCCTGTAAAAACTAGCAACTCTTGGATTGACGCATCTCAGATATTTTTTAGATAGTGCATAAAGAGGATAAAATACAATGACTGAACTGagcaaagaaaataaacagGATGGGGCAGCTTACCTTCTCGCCCTCTACGTGGACTTGTCGGATTTTCCCGTAGTAGCAAAATTCATAAGACCACCAACCTTCATGCTGTGTCAAAATAGTAATAGCAATAATCAGTTTTTGTTCAGTCAATATAAAATCAGGCAGTGGAACACATGCAGTGCTACTGACCGCATAAAGAAAGAGTTCTATCTCACCCTGTAGAAGCACTGATCCTTGAGAATTTCCAGCAATTCATCTGGATCCTTTGGCTTAACTCTCCGTTCACTTTCTATGATAACATTGGTTGCGTTTTGTGGGATTATCGACTTCATGGTTTTTGTTTCCTCAACAGGTAGGAAGCATGTATAATGTTTCCCCACGTGGCTAGTCATTGGTACAGATTCCTGGCCATTCTCCTGCATAGTACACCATAGAAGTCTTTGATTGTGATAACAGGAAGTGTTCTTGGAATAAAGTAAAGAGCGACAATTGctgaaaataactgaaatttttGATGAGAATGGAAtgaaaaacacattgtttacaACAAACATAATCAACATTGCTTAGATCGGAATCGTTTATTTATCACAGCTAATCACTAAATCTCACTACAGTTTAGACAATGCCTTTATATTACCAACACCAATGCTAGTAGGCTACATTAGCAGGTATGAGGATTGTTCAGATCTTGCTAGCTTCGGTTCTAAAAGATGTACACATGATCACCGAGTGTGCAGAATTTGTGACAACTAAATAAAGCTGATTATTCCTGTAACTGTAAAACAGAGGAAAATTTAGCAAAGACTTACTGGATTAAATGGTGCATCGACAGGATGGAACTCAACATGGTACCTCGGCTCACGCGAATTCCGCCCAAACGGCGCACCTGACATCGGCAACAATTCAGTGCAATTCTGCTTTGTTTTTCCTCTTGCAGCAATTAGAGATCGAAAagtaagaaaataaatagatCATGGCCAAATGGAGTTAGGTCCAGCAAATCATCAGTTATTAGCAATTTCAGATCACACAAGCACACAAAGAACAGCCTTCAACTACAGAATTCTAGATCTAGGCAGTAAATGAACATGGCCACCGTGAAGTAAGCAGCAGGCAATCATAATCGAACAAAATGAATAATGAAATCGACAAGTATTCCATCAATATACGCCGAGAAATCGCATCGAGCAAGTGGTGAATTTGGATCGAGAATGACATGAAGAGAGGGACAGTCCATGGGGGGCGCACGACGGATCTTGATTTCTTGCCGAGACTCCGACGCGATTACCTGAACTGGTGAAGATCTGATCGGCGGCGTCGGTCagagccgcagccgccgccgccacgacgaaGAGCACCACGCGCGCCCCGCCGGTGAGCCccatcgtcggcgacggcgcaggGTTCTCTCGACTTCTCTCTTCAGCGTTCGCGTGTTGTTGGTGGTGGCGTTTTTCAGTCTTAGACCTCGAAGACGTATTCTCTGTTTCCGCCTTCTCACCCGTATACACGCCGTATAGAAAAGCC from Oryza glaberrima chromosome 6, OglaRS2, whole genome shotgun sequence includes these protein-coding regions:
- the LOC127776262 gene encoding amino acid transporter AVT6E, which translates into the protein MNTNYSSLPLTSIELQSNQRTSEVANGVGYNGHAKISKQDSFLVDGEDVDGDAAGGGGGENDDLPLIGDGPAGPPEGSGVPAAVFNLATSIIGAGIMALPATMKVLGVAVGLVSILVMGILSEVTIELLVRFAVYCRALSYGEVVHKALGRPASIVAQMCVIINNAGVLIVYLIIIGDVMSGSLKHIGVMDQLIGHGEWDNRRLLILVVLVIFLSPLCALEKIDSLSLSSAASVALAVMFVVVSCIIALVKVVEGKISMPRMGPDFSSRAAMLDLLVVIPIMTNAYICHFNVQPIYNELKEKTPHNMYKIGRITTVLCVVVYALTAVSGYLLFGEDTESDVLTNFDKDLGIRFSSILNFIVRIGYVIHLVLVFPVVHFSLRQTVDSLIFGELAPHSRKKMLTLTVVLLALIYLGSTMIPNIWVAFKFTGATTGLALGFIFPALIALRLDKEGKSLGKGERLLSIVMLGLAMVVSIIGVIGNVYSLRSKSA
- the LOC127775475 gene encoding protein OS-9 homolog, which encodes MGLTGGARVVLFVVAAAAAALTDAADQIFTSSGAPFGRNSREPRYHVEFHPVDAPFNPENGQESVPMTSHVGKHYTCFLPVEETKTMKSIIPQNATNVIIESERRVKPKDPDELLEILKDQCFYRHEGWWSYEFCYYGKIRQVHVEGEKVIQEYVLGEYDADATDAYYENQTSDSADEDDNLIDTSKRYHVHLYTNGTVCDLTDMPRETEVRFVCSEPTVVISSIKEISSCKYVLTVQSPMLCKNPLFQQEKRTLSIHCNELLAEAEATVDDESLPKEAQIIIPDPDGLHNYAAYAT